The stretch of DNA AAGTCCATATAAAGTAATTGTTTCAGTATTAGTCTTAAAAGAAGGATGGGATGTTAAAAATGTTACTACAATAGTTGGTTTGAGATCATTTAGTGCAAAATCACAAATTCTCCCTGAACAAACTTTGGGAAGAGGATTAAGAAAGATGTATCGTGACAGTGAAGAAAAACTCATGATAATCGGAACTGAACCATTTATGGAATTTATTGAATCAATTAAAATTGAAGGTGTTAAAGTGGGTAAAGATCATGTTGGCCCTGATGTGCCAGCACAAGCAATGCGTATCGAAGTTGATTTAGATAATGATGAAAAAGATATCGATGATTTGGATATTTTAATCCCTGTTTTGGAGCCTTCATTTTATAAAGACTTTATGAAATTAAAACAGATGGATGTTAGTGAATTCAAGCTTGTAGAAAAATTTGATATTGTGCCTTATACTGAAGATGAACTTATTGAAATTGATTTTGTTCATATTATTGATGAAGATAAAAAAGAAACATTAATACTAAAAGGCAATAACAATATAGATTATAGATCAATGCTTAAATATTACTCTGAAGTTATTTTAAAAGAAACAGGATTAGTTTCAGGAAGTGCAACAGTTTATGGTAAATTAAAAGAATTTATTTCTGATTATTTATTTAAAGAACATGTTGATTTAGAGGATGCAAATGTAATTAAAAATGTTTCTAGAAGTGAAGTTTCAAATGCACTACTTGAGACTTTCATATATTATATAAACAATATTACAACTTCTTGTATTTCTGAACCAAGAATAATGACATGGAAATCAGTAGCAGATACAAAACCATTTATTGTTAAAGAACAAGAGTGCATTGAACCTAAAAAATCAGTTTTTAATAAAATTATTGGAGACAGTGGCTTTGAAAGAGATGTAGCTAATGATTTGGAAGATTTCAAAGATATCATATCTTATGCAAAAAATTATCTTGCAATTCAATTTAATATAGAATATCAAGATAGAAATGGGAAACTTTCAAAATATTATCCTGATTTCTTGGTAAAAACATCAGAAGATACTGTTTATGTTATTGAAACAAAAGGAAATGCTGATTTAGATGTTCCTCCAAAACTAAAAAGGTTGAAAGAATGGTGTAGTGATGTTAATTCTCAAGAAACTCAAATTACATATATTCCATTATATGTTGAACAAACAAAATACAACGATAAACACATTAAGTCTTTCAATGAATTAATTAAATTGTTCGAACATGATTTAGATTTCATGATTAATAATGACTAAAGTGTTATTTAAATCCGAGTCATTGTTTGATTAATAAAATTCAAAATATAAACCAGCCATCACTTATTCTAAATTTTTAACTAAGTCATCGCCTTTTTCAGTTAATCTGTACAATCTGCCTTTTCTAACTTCTGGATTAATACATTCAACTAGCTCATGCTCTTTCAATTCACCTAAAACCTTTGAAATATGATTTGTCCTAATACCCGAATTTTTAGCTATTTGAGAAGGTATCAATACCTCCCCATCTAAAGACTTCATTACTTTTGTCCTATACTTTGAAATATTTACATAACTAATTTCAATCAACATGTCATCCGATAATTCCATACTATCACTTATGAACTTCTTACAAAATAAATTGTGTCATTATCATAGCTACTTAACGCATCATAAGCTGCCTGAGTCATAAACCTAAACTTACCAAAGACACCATATTCAACACCCATGTAAACTGGACCTGAAGATTTTGCTAAATACATCTGTATGCTTCCAGAATGTTTTAATGGTATTACTGAATATGGGTCAAGAGATTCTGTATCCCATGATGTGCCATTATATTCTTTTATGGCCATGACAGAGCTTGTGACAATAGCTACACGATAACCTGCACTAACGCCTGTAGGTAAAGTTGTTGTAGTTAATATTTGATCGACTGGCAGTTTCCATCCAGCTTCCTCATCACTACCTTGACCAGTAGCTCCAGTAGCTCCAGTGTCACCTTTAGGACCAGTAGCGCCAGTATCGCCTTTAGCACCTGTTGAACCAGTATTTCCTGTATCTCCTTTCGGACCTGTAGCACCAGTTGCTCCGGTATCTCCTTTTATGTTCCCCACATTTTCCCAAGCAGTTCCATTCCAAACATAAAGGGAGCCGTTGACTATATAGCTGTCTCCTTGATTACCTGTTGGATGTGCAGCTATTAATTCCTGGTAAGTATTATACGAGCCTTTAATAGTAGTAGCAGCACCAGTAGCTCCAGTGTCCCCAGTCGCCCCGGCCGGTCCAGTATCTCCAGTAGCTCCTGTGTCTCCAGTATCTCCCTTAGGTCCTGTGTCTCCTTTCTCCCCAGTTGCTCCAGTCTCACCCGTGTCGCCTTTATCACCTTTCGCACCAGTTTCTCCTTTATCACCTGTATCACCTTTTGGTCCTGCCGGTCCAGTATCACCTGTTTCACCTTTCAATCCAGCTAACTGTTCCGGCGTAAAATCTTCATATGTGAATGCATCACCAGTATCCCCTTTTTCTCCAGTATCTCCGACTACTCTTCCGATTGCTATCCATTCTTTATCTGCCACATTTATTCCTCCTTAGTCCATGGTTCAATTAAAATATTATTAAATATCATGCTTCCACCATAATCGTAAATCATGAATGCTGGATAATAGCTATCCAAACTGATACTTGAAGATACATCTCCAGAATAGCTGAAGACTGTTGTTGAGCCGTCCTTGATTGTTGCTTCAAGATAGCCTTGATCATAATAGAATTCAAATGTGTACCATTTTGAATCCAATGTCAATTGTCCTGTAGTGACACTAACATCCCTTACAACATGATCACTATTGGAATATTTGACTCCTTTTTTACCAGGATATGCTCCAAGCTCTAAAATCTTTGTATCCCTTGCGTGAGATAGATTTTTAGAGTTCAATAGACATATTGCATCTCCCCATCCGGAATTACTTGTTTTCTTTTGCACCATTCCGCATTTGAAATGAATTCCAGAATCCGTAATTGCAGGAGTTCCTTTTGGAATTAAGAATGCTGCACTTGCACTGTTAATGGCTTTGCTCACTAACAATCCAGAGTCATTATATCCTGTATCGTATTCATATGGTTCTAATGTTAATGTTATGTCACTTGGATATTTTATGATGTCAAACATTGAGGAAGTAGGATTTTCTTCTTCCATTCCAAATAATTTTATGTTTTCAAATGACCAGCTTTCAGATTCTTTTCCTGCATATACTGTTCCTGAAAATGTTGAACCAACATTTCCAACTGTTAATGTGACTTCTGCCCTTCCATTACTGTTAGTGAATACATTATATGTTTGTCCGCCGCAGACTACTTTAACTGGCATATCCTGAATTGGTTGATTATCATTATCAACTATTACTGCCCCTGCTGTTACTTGTGCTCCGGCTATGCATTCATTTTCAGAAGGACAGAATATGGATACAGACAATAGATTGCTAGTGTATGCCCATCTTTTCAATAGCTGAAATAGTGTATCATTATTGTTATAGTCAATGTCCCATGCTGTTAATTTTTCTCTTAAGATTGTTCTTGCTGTACCTAATTTAGTATTTTCATCAATAACATTGCTTGCAATACTCATCATCTCACCCCCTACGGAGTAACAGCCCTAATATATTTTATTGGAATTCTTAATCTTTCATTAGCTGCCATATTGTTTGCATAGAAAACAATGCATGGTCCGTATGTGCTTCCAATCATTGAATCATACCACCAACCGCCATAATTGTCTACACTACCGTCAGCGGTTCTGTAGTAGGTATAATTTCCTGAAATTCCACCTACAATATCTACATAGCATTCAGTAGCACTTCCCGCTTTTGTATATCCTTCATCTTCAGGATAACCTAAGAAATCAAATTCATAGGCACCTTCAAAATCAGCATCGGAATTATCATAAAATATTCCCAATGAATCTCTTTCGCCATTTCCAACAAATCCTCCACCATAGCCTTTCAATTTAGTTGCAGATGGAACATTTCCTCTAGTTATGTCATATCCTATGTAGACATGAGTATTGCTGTTAGCTCCGAGAATTGTTGGAGTGTTGTTAATCATGATGGCTCCTTTCATTTCTCCAGCGGCATTAGCAACGACTTCAATATAATTTTCATCATAATCCAGACCGGTCTTGTCTACTGATTTTACATTTGTGGCTTTTAAAAGATTACTGGTATTCAATAAAGATGAAGGAATGCGGTCTTCATATTCATCATCATTAAAGTAATTCATATAGTATTGTGGAAGTGAATGCTCGGCACTGACACTAGGTTTGTTGGTTACATAAGTCCTGTAAACATAACCTCCCCTATTTGCATCGGCAACAGCAGTATATGATAAAGGAGACTTTCCAGAAGTTACTGTTGTCCAATTACCACCAGATATTGGTTTTCTTTGCAATGTAACATCAATACCACTCATGGAAATACCATCTTTATCTCTGACTACAATATACATCCTTGCACTTTTGGCATGGCTTTGAGGTCCATCTTTAGTTAACCAAGAGTCATAACAATTAAACTCAATAGACCTTGGATCAGGAACTGGCAATAATCTTAACAACCCCAAAATTCCCAAATCACTAGCATAACTAATTTCTGCATCATCCAAAATAGCTTTAACATCATTTCGGAATGTTGTTAATCTTGAATTCATTGTTTGTTCATTTGCCAATACTCCAGAAAGGTCAGGTGGTGTAAAACTCATGATAACTAGCTCCCTAATAAATTAAGATTGTTCTGCTGTGCTGTTGTTATTGTTCCAATGCTTGTTTGAAGATTTTGAATAGCTGTAGCTACGGGTGCATTTTTTATTGCATTGGTTGTGTCGGTAGTGTCCAAAGTACTTGCAAGATTGACTGGTCCAGTCGCTCCTGTTGCACCAGTATCGCCTGTATCTCCTTTAGGCCCAGTTGCTCCTGTGTCTCCCTTAGCGCCGGTATCCCCGGTATCACCTTTTTCACCTGTTGCACCGGTAGCGCCAGTATCACCCTTGGCACCGGTTTCACCTGTTGCACCAGTATCTCCTTTTGCTCCAGTTTCTCCAGTAGCGCCAGTTGATCCTGTGCTTCCTGTATCTCCTTTTGGACCAGTTATATCATCATAGCTTAAATAAATGCTTGTGCTTTCTCCAGTGAAGATTATTTGTCTGTGTGCAGAGTCTTTGTATACCTCAATACTTTCACCATCCGCCCCAGTAGCTCCAGTGTCTCCTTTGGCTCCAGTTTCACCTGTTGCACCAGTATCGCCCGTATCTCCTTTAGGTCCAGCAGGACCTGTATCTCCAGTGTCTCCTTTGGCTCCTGTTTCACCAGTTGCTCCTGCACTAGCTAATTTATAACAATTAACGTAATTGTATTCATCAGAATCTGTTACTGGATGTAAAGCTACAAAGTCACCTGAAGAATCTTTAATAGCTCCAGCATCGCTTAATTTGATTTTATCAGCTGGTGAAATATCAGTAATGCCACTAGCTAGTTTGAGTCTGTATAGTTGGCCTAACACTAAAACACTAGCTTTTCTTTGACCACCATCCATAACTACGGGGTCATTAACGATTATACCTATTGGCACTTCACCATTATCACCAGAGTATTTTTTAACCATTTCTTTTCCTATTTGTGAATTTGGAGAGATTGTAACAGTATCTTCTGGATAGAGTTTAGCGCTGTACTCATAGCCAATGCCTTGTCCTGTTTCTGTTACTACGTCTTTTGAGGTTATATCTCCATCATCAAGTAAAAATGTAGTGACTTCTTTTCTTGCTTCTAATAAAACGATTTGGTCTTGCATTTATACACTCACCTCATATATGTGATTACCTTTAACATTTGGGTTGCATTTTATATTCATTCCGTATTTTCTGGCCTCACTGCAGAAATATAAATCTTCAGAAAGTATTGTGTCATTGTCATAGATTACATACTTGAAATAAGGATAGGCCATTTTTCTAAAGACATTAACATTAACGAGACTGATTCCAAGACCTCCACCTTTAATGTCAAACGAATCATTCAAATCACGTAATGTTTTTCCATAGATCATGTTTTTGTTATTGAAATCTTTTCCAAAATCAAAGATGACAGTCTCATCTGTTCTTGTTCTTTTCTTATAGTACCATCCTAAAGCAATGTCTGTTTTACAATCCAATAGCTTATTAAGTGTTTCTTTAGGTACACTAACATCAGAATCTATCATTAACACATAATCAAAGTTATAATTGATTGCCAGTTTTGCTAT from Methanobrevibacter sp. YE315 encodes:
- a CDS encoding collagen-like protein; its protein translation is MQDQIVLLEARKEVTTFLLDDGDITSKDVVTETGQGIGYEYSAKLYPEDTVTISPNSQIGKEMVKKYSGDNGEVPIGIIVNDPVVMDGGQRKASVLVLGQLYRLKLASGITDISPADKIKLSDAGAIKDSSGDFVALHPVTDSDEYNYVNCYKLASAGATGETGAKGDTGDTGPAGPKGDTGDTGATGETGAKGDTGATGADGESIEVYKDSAHRQIIFTGESTSIYLSYDDITGPKGDTGSTGSTGATGETGAKGDTGATGETGAKGDTGATGATGEKGDTGDTGAKGDTGATGPKGDTGDTGATGATGPVNLASTLDTTDTTNAIKNAPVATAIQNLQTSIGTITTAQQNNLNLLGS
- a CDS encoding collagen-like protein gives rise to the protein MADKEWIAIGRVVGDTGEKGDTGDAFTYEDFTPEQLAGLKGETGDTGPAGPKGDTGDKGETGAKGDKGDTGETGATGEKGDTGPKGDTGDTGATGDTGPAGATGDTGATGAATTIKGSYNTYQELIAAHPTGNQGDSYIVNGSLYVWNGTAWENVGNIKGDTGATGATGPKGDTGNTGSTGAKGDTGATGPKGDTGATGATGQGSDEEAGWKLPVDQILTTTTLPTGVSAGYRVAIVTSSVMAIKEYNGTSWDTESLDPYSVIPLKHSGSIQMYLAKSSGPVYMGVEYGVFGKFRFMTQAAYDALSSYDNDTIYFVRSS
- a CDS encoding Ig-like domain-containing protein, with the protein product MSIASNVIDENTKLGTARTILREKLTAWDIDYNNNDTLFQLLKRWAYTSNLLSVSIFCPSENECIAGAQVTAGAVIVDNDNQPIQDMPVKVVCGGQTYNVFTNSNGRAEVTLTVGNVGSTFSGTVYAGKESESWSFENIKLFGMEEENPTSSMFDIIKYPSDITLTLEPYEYDTGYNDSGLLVSKAINSASAAFLIPKGTPAITDSGIHFKCGMVQKKTSNSGWGDAICLLNSKNLSHARDTKILELGAYPGKKGVKYSNSDHVVRDVSVTTGQLTLDSKWYTFEFYYDQGYLEATIKDGSTTVFSYSGDVSSSISLDSYYPAFMIYDYGGSMIFNNILIEPWTKEE
- a CDS encoding MarR family transcriptional regulator — its product is MELSDDMLIEISYVNISKYRTKVMKSLDGEVLIPSQIAKNSGIRTNHISKVLGELKEHELVECINPEVRKGRLYRLTEKGDDLVKNLE